GCAGATATCATGCTCACCCATGAACATCTAGACCACGCCGGAGGCATCCCTTCATTACTGATGCTTTTTGAGATTGCAGGAAGGAGCGCACCGCTTACGATAGCCACACCCTGTGGCGAAAGCGGCACGGCTTACAAACTTGCATCGCTGCTCCGTGGCAGATTGCACTTCGATATTTCTTTCATAAATTTACTTGCGAATGGGGACAGCACATATCGTTCCGGTGACTGCGAAGTTGTTGCGTTCGGGACAAGACACAGGGACAGTTCTCCTTCGAACAGATGCGGCGACACCGTTCCTTCCTGCGGGTACTCGTTAATCATCAAAGGCATGAAGGTCGTATTCTCGGGCGACACAGGTCCGACGGAAACGCTGGATCGCGAGTGCAGAGGAGCGGATGTTGCCGTGATTGAGTCCACATGGGAGAATCCGGTTGACTGTGAGGGATTGCACCACACGGTGTCGGAGGCGATTAAAACCGGATCATTGGCCAAAGAAGTGATACTCATGCATCCCTTGAGAGATAACTCTGGAAGAAAACTCGCCTGAGCGCCTCAGTGTATGTATGCTGTGGCTTCCGAAAGCCAGTCCTCCTTGTAAATGGACCTCTGGGAAGGAAGAAAGACAAAGAATCTGGATCCTTTGCCGAGCACACTTTCGGCCCAGATTTTGCCGCCATGCCGTTCGACGATTAGCTTTGTGATAGGCAGGCCGAAACGGAAACCTGTACCGGAATGCAGTATTGAAGCGTCGACGACATGATAACGATCGAAGATAAACGGAAGGTCTTCCTCTGAAATGCCTTTGCCGGTGTCTGCTACAGTGAGCAGTACACCATCCGCCTCATTTCGGAGGGACACCGATATCCTGCCTCCCGGAGGTGTGAATTTGATTGCATTGCCTATAAGATTGTTCGCCACGCGCTTTATCAGAGGCGCGTTTGCGTTTATCCTTCTTGTATTCCTGTCAATATCCATTTCCAGCTCGATAGGTTTGGCGTTGAGCTGCGGCGAAACCAATGCACACACTTCTTCAACAACAGGCGCCAGTGAGGTCGATGCCATTTCTGTTTCCAGGAGTAGTGCCTCCATGCGGGTGAATTCCAGCATGTTGCTTATGATCTCGTTCAGTTCGGTTATGCTGGCAAGCAGATTCTCTATGTTCTTTTTTTCCGGCTCGGTGAATTTGCCGACCCTGCCCATCCTCATCAGCTCGATGTAAACACGGATCGATGTGAGAGGCGTCCTCAACTCATGCGCCGCAATGCTGGAAAAGTTTGACCTAAGCGTATCGAGCTTGCTCAGCTTGTTCAGCGCATCATAGGTTGTCCTGAAATTCCTCGAATTTTCTATTGCGGTTGCAAGCAGTGCGGCAACCGACTCGATAAAGCCTATGTCCGTCTCTTTGAACGCATTCTCGGCCGATGTATTGAAGCATACCAGTATGCCCAGCATTTTTCCCGCAAACGACACAGGAACGCCAAGCATACATTTGACCGGCGTACCGCGATTCAGCAGCCCCAGGTCATAGCGCTGTTCGTCAGGCATCCGGGAAAGAGCTTCCGCTGCGGATGAAGCGTCGGACATGTAAAAGTGACCCGCAGAATCGGCCGCAAGCAATGCGAAACCGCTCCGCCTTGCTTCGCCGGAACGAGCGGCATTGGAAGGTTTACGCATGACCTCATCAATGATTTCTTTCGGTGGGCCAGAGATGGATGCAACATTCATCGCACCCATATCATCTTCAAGAAAGAGGCATGTGAGGTCTGCAGATACGAACGTGTTGACTTCCTGCGTGGCGTAGTTTAGTATGACCGGAAGTTCAAACGTGGAACTGATGTTTCTGACCACCCTCAGCTCTGAAGCAAGCGCATTAAGCATCCATCCCATTTTTGTTCTGTTAGCCCTGTTGTCCATGACCGTTGCATACGCATCTGCAATGGTTGATGCAACACGCGTATGGGAATATCCGAGTCCTCTCTGTTTTTCATCGAAGAGGA
The Candidatus Sysuiplasma acidicola genome window above contains:
- a CDS encoding MBL fold metallo-hydrolase, whose amino-acid sequence is MNGRIWEKNGIRLEIPFSVPGVSTVMLLHHDRQYSLIDCGDGAARYLHSLFGREKSGYDSVADIMLTHEHLDHAGGIPSLLMLFEIAGRSAPLTIATPCGESGTAYKLASLLRGRLHFDISFINLLANGDSTYRSGDCEVVAFGTRHRDSSPSNRCGDTVPSCGYSLIIKGMKVVFSGDTGPTETLDRECRGADVAVIESTWENPVDCEGLHHTVSEAIKTGSLAKEVILMHPLRDNSGRKLA